Proteins found in one Mangifera indica cultivar Alphonso chromosome 15, CATAS_Mindica_2.1, whole genome shotgun sequence genomic segment:
- the LOC123197943 gene encoding proteasome subunit alpha type-2-A: protein MGDSQYSFSLTTFSPSGKLVQIEHALTAVGSGQTSLGIKAANGVVIATEKKLPSILVDETSVQKIQTLTPNIGVVYSGMGPDFRVLVRKSRKQAEQYHRLYKEPIPVTQLVRETAAVMQEFTQSGGVRPFGVSLLVAGFDDKGPQLYQVDPSGSYFSWKASAMGKNVSNAKTFLEKRYTEDMELDDAVHTAILTLKEGFEGQISGKNIEIGIIGADKKFRVLTPAEIDDYLAEVE from the exons ATGGGCGACAGTCAGTATTCATTTTCTCTCACAACTTTCAG TCCTTCTGGGAAGCTTGTTCAGATAGAACATGCCCTAACGGCCGTTGGATCCGGCCAAACATCTTTAGGAAttaaag CTGCTAATGGAGTTGTCATTGCTACTGAGAAGAAACTGCCATCTATTTTGGTTGATGAGACCTCA GTTCAGAAGATTCAGACCTTAACTCCAAACATTGGAGTCGTGTACAG TGGCATGGGTCCAGATTTTCGAGTTCTAGTTCGAAAAAGTAGGAAGCAGGCAGAGCAATATCACCGACTATATAAA GAGCCAATCCCTGTTACTCAACTTGTTAGGGAAACCGCTGCTGTTATGCAGGAGTTCACTCAATCAGG TGGTGTTCGGCCATTCGGAGTTTCACTGTTGGTTGCAGGGTTTGATGACAAGGGTCCACAATTATATCAG GTGGACCCTTCGGGATCATATTTCTCTTGGAAAGCTTCAGCAATGGGGAAAAATGTTTCTAATGCAAAGACATTTCTTGAGAAGAG GTATACAGAGGATATGGAGCTTGATGATGCTGTGCACACAGCAATCTTGACCCTGAAGGAAGG GTTCGAAGGGCAAATTTCTGGCAAAAACATTGAGATTGGCATAATTGGTGCTGACAAAAAATTCAG AGTGCTTACGCCAGCTGAAATTGATGATTACTTGGCTGAAGTTGAGTAG